The following proteins are encoded in a genomic region of Herpetosiphonaceae bacterium:
- the tkt gene encoding transketolase has product MAEHFTDLDRRAANVVRGLTLDAVQKANSGHPGLPLGMADAAIVLWTRTLKYNPHDPRWPDRDRFVLSGGHGSMLLYTMLYLTGYQEMTLDQLMHFRQYGSLTPGHPEVHLDSGIETTTGPLGQGFATGVGMAIAERYLAAKFNRPGFELVDHYTYAICSDGDLMEGVSHEAASLAGHLGLGKLIYLYDDNHITIDGSTDLAYSDDAAKRFEGYGWHVVRADGHDMASVWSAIEAARAETTRPSLIITRTIIGYGMPNRQGTQKAHSDPPGDEEVRLAKEKLDLPVDQFFSVPDDVLSYMRQAVDRGAEQQRAWQQTFERYRADHPDLAEQWETMWRREPPQGWDANMPSFDPDPKGVATRAASGKVIDAVVDRLPQLLGGSADLTPSNNTKPKDAKDIEAESFMGRYLRFGVREHGMAAAMNGMALHGGLLPYGGTFFTFSDYMRPALRLAALMSVHNIFIFTHDSIGLGEDGPTHQPVEHLAACRAMPHLTVIRPSDANETVEAWRAAINNTRGPTALVLTRQALPVLDRTKLGAAAGLHRGAYVLQDVENPEAILIATGSEVALALDAAKLLAEQQTRVRVVAMPCWELFEEQDQAYRDEVLPPQITARVGVEAAVRLGWDRWIGPNGAFVGVTGGYGASAPYKEIFKNYRITPERVAEETLRLLGRAADVDSSQSEAEAIPGRQPAGDEGPS; this is encoded by the coding sequence ATGGCTGAACATTTTACGGATCTTGACCGGCGCGCCGCAAATGTGGTGCGCGGGCTGACGCTGGACGCCGTCCAGAAGGCAAATTCGGGCCATCCCGGCCTGCCGCTCGGAATGGCCGATGCCGCGATCGTGCTGTGGACGCGCACGCTGAAGTACAATCCCCACGATCCGCGCTGGCCCGATCGCGACCGCTTCGTGCTCTCCGGCGGGCACGGCTCGATGCTGCTCTACACGATGCTGTATCTCACGGGCTATCAGGAGATGACGCTCGATCAGCTTATGCATTTCCGGCAGTATGGCTCGCTCACGCCCGGCCATCCCGAAGTTCATCTCGATTCCGGCATCGAGACGACGACCGGGCCGCTGGGCCAGGGCTTTGCCACTGGCGTGGGCATGGCGATCGCCGAGCGCTATCTCGCCGCGAAGTTTAACCGACCGGGCTTTGAGCTGGTCGATCACTACACCTACGCGATCTGCTCCGACGGCGACCTGATGGAGGGCGTGTCGCATGAGGCGGCGTCGCTGGCGGGGCATCTGGGCCTGGGCAAGCTGATCTATCTCTACGACGATAACCATATTACGATCGACGGCTCGACCGACCTGGCTTACAGCGACGACGCCGCCAAGCGCTTCGAGGGCTACGGCTGGCACGTGGTGCGCGCCGACGGCCACGATATGGCTTCGGTCTGGAGCGCGATCGAGGCAGCACGCGCCGAGACGACCCGGCCATCGCTGATCATCACCCGCACGATCATCGGCTACGGCATGCCCAACCGCCAGGGCACGCAGAAGGCCCACAGCGATCCGCCCGGCGATGAGGAGGTCCGGCTGGCGAAGGAGAAGCTGGATCTGCCCGTCGATCAGTTCTTCTCCGTTCCCGACGACGTGCTGAGCTATATGCGCCAGGCGGTCGATCGCGGCGCGGAGCAGCAGCGCGCATGGCAGCAGACATTCGAGCGCTACCGCGCCGATCATCCCGATCTGGCCGAGCAGTGGGAGACGATGTGGCGCAGGGAGCCGCCCCAGGGCTGGGACGCCAATATGCCGAGCTTCGATCCCGATCCCAAGGGCGTGGCGACGCGCGCGGCATCCGGCAAGGTGATCGACGCGGTGGTTGATCGGCTGCCGCAGCTGCTCGGCGGCTCGGCGGATCTGACGCCCTCGAACAACACCAAGCCCAAAGACGCCAAAGACATCGAGGCCGAGTCGTTCATGGGGCGCTACCTGCGCTTCGGCGTGCGCGAGCATGGCATGGCCGCCGCGATGAACGGCATGGCTCTGCATGGCGGTCTGCTGCCCTACGGCGGCACGTTCTTCACCTTCTCCGACTACATGCGTCCGGCGCTGCGCCTGGCGGCGCTGATGAGCGTCCACAACATTTTTATCTTCACCCACGACTCGATCGGCCTGGGCGAGGATGGCCCGACTCACCAGCCGGTCGAGCATCTGGCAGCCTGTCGCGCAATGCCGCATCTGACCGTGATCCGCCCCTCGGACGCCAACGAGACGGTTGAGGCGTGGCGCGCAGCGATAAACAATACCAGAGGCCCGACGGCGCTGGTTCTGACTCGCCAGGCGCTGCCGGTGCTCGACCGGACCAAGCTCGGCGCGGCGGCGGGCCTGCACCGGGGCGCGTACGTGCTTCAGGATGTCGAGAATCCCGAAGCGATCCTGATCGCGACCGGCTCCGAGGTTGCGCTGGCGCTCGACGCGGCCAAGCTGCTGGCGGAGCAGCAGACGCGCGTGCGGGTGGTGGCGATGCCCTGCTGGGAGCTATTCGAGGAGCAAGATCAGGCGTATCGCGACGAGGTGCTGCCGCCGCAGATTACCGCGCGCGTCGGCGTGGAGGCTGCGGTGCGGCTCGGCTGGGATCGCTGGATCGGGCCGAACGGCGCGTTCGTGGGCGTCACCGGCGGCTACGGCGCGTCGGCGCCGTACAAGGAGATCTTCAAGAACTATCGCATCACGCCTGAGCGCGTGGCCGAGGAGACGCTGCGACTCCTGGGCCGCGCCGCAGATGTTGATTCGAGCCAGTCCGAGGCCGAGGCTATCCCCGGACGACAGCCCGCCGGAGACGAAGGCCCATCGTAG
- the rny gene encoding ribonuclease Y, translated as MSAELWALFGALLGGVAGAVLMYVMYRPRVQDQQLRVETEARRIVEAAQAQGKEILLQAQADALKARNDAEIELKNARQALHKQEERIQQQEERLARSQEKVERKLDDLERRERGIGQRERHIERLHREAEELKQRQQTELERVAALSNEEARGIILQRVEASARDDAAKLMRQIEQEAKDEADKRAKKIIGIAIQRLASEYVAELTVTTVPLPSEELKGRIIGREGRNIRAFEQITGVDIIVDDTPEAVALSCHDPVRREVARLALTKLLKDGRIHPARIEEVVDKTRQDIETVIREEGERVAYEAGVQGLHPDLVKILGRLKYRTSYGQNVLQHSLECALLAGTMASELGANVQIAKTAALLHDIGKAVDHEVQGPHALIGADIARRLGRSGAIVHAIAAHHFEEEPLTVEAFIVAAADAMSGGRPGARRETLDLYIKRLEALETVATSFPGVQRAFAIQAGREVRVMVQPDTIDDLGSITLARNVAKKIEESLQYPGQIKVTVIRETRAVDYAR; from the coding sequence GTGTCTGCCGAATTATGGGCGCTTTTTGGAGCCCTTCTTGGAGGGGTGGCAGGCGCAGTGTTAATGTACGTGATGTATCGGCCCCGCGTTCAAGATCAGCAGCTTCGGGTAGAAACCGAGGCCCGGCGGATCGTGGAGGCGGCGCAGGCTCAAGGCAAGGAAATTCTTCTCCAAGCTCAAGCTGATGCGCTCAAGGCCCGTAATGATGCGGAAATTGAGCTAAAGAACGCACGTCAGGCGCTGCACAAACAAGAAGAGCGCATTCAACAACAAGAAGAACGGCTTGCGCGCAGCCAGGAAAAAGTAGAGCGCAAGCTGGACGATCTCGAACGCCGCGAGCGCGGGATCGGCCAGCGCGAACGGCATATCGAGCGCCTCCACCGCGAAGCGGAAGAGCTGAAACAACGTCAGCAGACGGAACTCGAACGAGTCGCGGCGCTGTCCAATGAGGAGGCTCGTGGAATTATTTTGCAGCGTGTCGAGGCGTCTGCTCGTGACGATGCCGCCAAACTGATGCGTCAGATCGAGCAGGAGGCCAAGGACGAGGCGGATAAGCGCGCTAAAAAAATTATTGGCATCGCTATTCAGCGGCTAGCCTCCGAGTATGTCGCCGAGCTAACCGTGACGACGGTACCGCTGCCGAGCGAAGAACTCAAGGGCCGCATCATCGGTCGCGAGGGTCGGAATATCCGGGCCTTCGAGCAAATTACGGGAGTAGACATCATCGTCGATGATACGCCCGAAGCCGTTGCCCTTTCGTGCCACGACCCGGTGCGCCGCGAGGTAGCCCGGCTGGCGCTGACGAAGCTCCTGAAAGATGGGCGAATTCATCCTGCGCGCATCGAAGAAGTCGTCGACAAAACGCGGCAGGACATAGAGACGGTTATTCGTGAGGAGGGCGAGCGAGTCGCGTATGAGGCCGGAGTGCAAGGCTTACATCCCGACTTGGTCAAAATCCTCGGTCGGCTAAAATATCGTACCAGCTACGGTCAGAACGTCTTGCAGCACTCGCTGGAATGCGCGCTGCTGGCTGGAACCATGGCAAGCGAGCTGGGCGCGAACGTCCAGATCGCGAAAACAGCCGCCTTGCTGCATGACATCGGCAAAGCCGTCGATCATGAGGTGCAAGGGCCACATGCGCTGATCGGCGCTGACATCGCACGGCGGCTTGGCCGCTCCGGGGCGATCGTTCACGCCATCGCCGCACATCATTTTGAAGAAGAGCCGCTGACCGTGGAGGCGTTCATCGTCGCCGCCGCCGATGCCATGTCGGGCGGGCGACCAGGAGCGCGCCGCGAGACGCTGGATTTGTATATCAAACGTTTGGAAGCATTGGAGACCGTGGCGACATCGTTTCCAGGCGTGCAGCGGGCATTCGCCATTCAGGCGGGCCGCGAGGTTCGTGTGATGGTACAGCCCGATACGATCGACGATCTTGGCAGCATTACGCTGGCTCGCAACGTCGCGAAGAAGATCGAAGAAAGTCTCCAGTACCCTGGTCAAATTAAAGTCACCGTGATTCGAGAAACGCGGGCAGTGGACTACGCGCGGTAA
- a CDS encoding stage V sporulation protein S produces the protein MLKVSTRSRPSAVAGAIAGVIRESGVAEVQSIGAGATNQAIKAVAIARSYLSEEGVDIFCVPSFIDVAIDEEERTAIRLLIQRRDKI, from the coding sequence GTGCTCAAGGTCTCTACCCGTTCGCGGCCCAGCGCGGTGGCTGGTGCGATTGCGGGTGTCATCCGCGAGAGCGGCGTGGCAGAAGTGCAGTCCATTGGCGCTGGCGCTACCAACCAGGCGATCAAGGCAGTTGCGATTGCTCGCTCGTACCTGAGCGAGGAGGGTGTCGACATCTTCTGCGTGCCGTCGTTCATCGACGTAGCGATCGACGAAGAAGAGCGCACTGCGATTCGCTTACTCATTCAACGCCGCGATAAAATCTAG
- a CDS encoding CDP-alcohol phosphatidyltransferase family protein codes for MPAKIRESIEPIEFIYPSNILSLIRLALVGPTVYYLLQEDGAGKALRIIVLGMATDAVDGPIARRRNQVSELGKLIDPIADKLTLDGVAVALSLKHDFPWWVTNLLLARDAAILLGATLIFRKTTHITTSIYAGKATTGLLTIVLLLYILDAQPWGRRLLNVMLIPFAISWVQYGMRYLEWLRGEYNHSTQK; via the coding sequence GTGCCGGCGAAGATACGTGAGTCGATCGAACCAATCGAGTTTATCTATCCATCCAACATCCTATCGCTGATCCGGCTCGCGCTCGTCGGTCCTACGGTCTATTATCTGTTGCAGGAGGATGGAGCGGGCAAGGCGCTGCGGATCATCGTGCTGGGCATGGCTACCGATGCGGTCGATGGCCCGATCGCGCGGCGGCGCAATCAGGTTTCGGAGCTAGGCAAGCTGATCGATCCGATCGCCGATAAGCTCACCCTGGACGGCGTCGCGGTTGCGCTCAGCCTCAAGCACGACTTTCCCTGGTGGGTGACAAACCTGCTGCTAGCCCGCGACGCCGCGATTCTGCTGGGCGCGACGCTGATCTTTCGCAAAACGACGCATATCACCACGTCGATCTATGCCGGAAAAGCGACGACCGGATTGCTGACGATCGTGCTGCTGCTGTACATCCTGGATGCGCAGCCCTGGGGTCGGCGGCTGCTGAACGTGATGCTGATCCCGTTCGCGATCTCGTGGGTGCAGTATGGCATGCGCTACCTCGAATGGCTGCGCGGCGAGTACAATCACAGCACGCAGAAGTAG